From Nocardioides daedukensis, the proteins below share one genomic window:
- a CDS encoding sulfurtransferase, translated as MTSPLISAAELRHQRSGATILDVRYRMGGPAGLEEFESGHVPGAAYVDLDHDLAAPPGEGGRHPLPDPQTFVEAMRRCGVSNDRPVVVYDDWLGHAAARCWWLLRHYGHQDVRVLDGAWAAWQAEGGEIETGAGPIEPGDFDGEPGGMPVVEASGVPEVPVLIDARAPERYRGEVEPVDPVAGHIPGAVNVPTSANVDDTGHFRSGHELAQTYAGVGAVPDTEVAVYCGSGVTAAHDVLALELVGVSAALYPGSWSDWITDPDRPVE; from the coding sequence ATGACCAGTCCACTGATCTCGGCAGCAGAACTGCGCCACCAGCGCTCCGGCGCGACCATCCTCGACGTGCGCTACCGGATGGGCGGGCCCGCGGGCCTTGAGGAGTTCGAGAGCGGCCACGTGCCGGGAGCGGCGTACGTCGATCTCGACCACGACCTCGCCGCGCCCCCGGGCGAAGGCGGTCGGCACCCGTTGCCGGACCCGCAGACCTTCGTGGAGGCGATGCGTCGTTGCGGTGTCAGCAACGACCGCCCGGTGGTGGTGTACGACGACTGGCTCGGGCATGCGGCCGCACGCTGCTGGTGGCTGTTGCGCCACTACGGCCACCAGGACGTCCGGGTGCTCGACGGTGCCTGGGCGGCGTGGCAGGCCGAGGGTGGGGAGATCGAGACCGGCGCTGGGCCGATCGAGCCGGGTGACTTCGACGGCGAACCGGGAGGGATGCCGGTGGTCGAGGCGTCCGGTGTCCCCGAGGTCCCGGTGCTCATCGATGCCCGTGCCCCGGAGCGCTACCGCGGCGAGGTCGAGCCGGTCGACCCGGTCGCCGGGCACATCCCGGGTGCCGTCAACGTGCCCACGTCGGCCAACGTCGACGACACGGGCCACTTCCGCAGCGGTCACGAGCTGGCGCAGACCTATGCCGGTGTCGGCGCCGTGCCGGACACCGAGGTGGCGGTCTACTGCGGGTCGGGCGTGACGGCTGCTCACGACGTACTCGCTCTCGAGCTCGTCGGCGTCAGCGCAGCGCTCTATCCGGGCTCGTGGAGCGACTGGATCACCGACCCCGACCGACCGGTGGAGTAG
- a CDS encoding thymidine kinase, which yields MAELHFFTGTMDSGKSTLALQTNHNHAARGRIGRIFTTHDRAGEATLSSRLGLTHAALEVSTDFDFWRYVVDTLTQGGRIDYLICDEGQFYTSEQVDQLAKIVDELQIDVFAFGILTDFRSQLFPGSARFVELADRMNVLQVEALCWCGKRATHNARTENGAMVTEGDQVVVGDVEDRESDPADPADIAYEVLCRQHHRRKLTAARAKAVSLAPDPLPFG from the coding sequence GTGGCTGAACTTCACTTCTTCACCGGCACGATGGACTCCGGCAAGAGCACGCTCGCGCTGCAGACCAACCACAACCACGCCGCGCGAGGACGGATCGGCCGCATCTTCACCACCCACGACCGGGCCGGCGAGGCAACGCTCTCCTCACGCCTGGGGCTGACCCACGCGGCGCTCGAGGTGTCCACCGACTTCGACTTCTGGCGCTATGTGGTCGACACGCTGACCCAGGGTGGACGCATCGACTACCTGATCTGCGACGAGGGACAGTTCTACACCTCCGAGCAGGTCGACCAGCTCGCCAAGATCGTCGACGAGCTCCAGATCGACGTCTTCGCCTTCGGCATCCTGACCGACTTCCGCTCCCAGCTCTTCCCGGGCAGCGCGCGCTTCGTCGAGCTGGCGGACCGGATGAACGTGCTCCAGGTCGAGGCCCTGTGCTGGTGCGGCAAGCGAGCCACGCACAATGCCCGCACCGAGAACGGCGCCATGGTCACCGAGGGTGACCAGGTCGTGGTCGGCGACGTCGAGGACCGTGAGTCGGACCCGGCGGACCCCGCTGACATCGCCTACGAGGTGCTCTGCCGCCAGCACCACCGGCGCAAGCTCACGGCTGCGCGCGCGAAGGCCGTGTCGCTGGCGCCCGATCCGTTGCCGTTCGGCTGA
- a CDS encoding nucleotide pyrophosphatase/phosphodiesterase family protein, with protein sequence MHENGAALVEPAYSVRSLADVVPAVASALGSPLGSVPSDLELPSAEGYVVFLIDGLGQQLLQRYAHAAPYLSELTSRPGTAGVPSTTATSLTSLGTGLAPGQHGLVGFTARIPGTDRLLNHLDWDRSVDPVEWQPNDTAFAQLQRAGVQVTSVNKRAFEDSGLTRAAHRGADYVGADKIGERLAGAIAAAGRGPSLTYLYDSDLDWTGHKFGVASTAWLQQLAMIDAEAEQLRESLPSSVRLVVVADHGMVDVPMTSRVDVDEQTHLRDGVALMGGEARFRHLYCRPGAVEDVVATWRSELGDRAEVLTRDEVIGKGWFGPVAHPVRSRLGDVMIACRGDNAIVSTRDFGYENTLVGMHGSLTADEMMIPIIID encoded by the coding sequence GTGCACGAGAATGGCGCCGCGCTCGTCGAGCCGGCGTACTCCGTGCGCTCGCTGGCCGATGTCGTCCCTGCCGTCGCGTCCGCGCTCGGCTCACCGCTGGGCAGCGTGCCCAGCGACCTGGAGCTTCCGTCGGCCGAGGGCTACGTGGTGTTCCTGATCGACGGGCTGGGCCAGCAGCTGTTGCAGCGTTATGCGCACGCCGCGCCCTACCTCTCGGAGCTGACCTCGCGTCCCGGGACTGCCGGGGTCCCGTCGACGACGGCCACCTCCCTCACCTCGCTCGGCACCGGTCTGGCGCCCGGCCAGCACGGACTGGTCGGCTTCACCGCCCGGATCCCGGGCACCGACAGGCTGCTCAACCACCTCGACTGGGACAGGAGCGTCGACCCGGTCGAGTGGCAGCCGAACGACACCGCCTTCGCCCAGCTCCAGCGGGCCGGGGTGCAGGTGACCTCGGTGAACAAGCGTGCCTTTGAGGACTCCGGTCTGACCCGGGCGGCGCACCGTGGCGCGGACTATGTCGGCGCCGACAAGATCGGGGAACGGCTGGCCGGCGCGATCGCTGCCGCCGGGCGTGGGCCCTCGCTGACCTATCTCTATGACAGTGACCTGGACTGGACCGGCCACAAGTTCGGGGTGGCCTCGACCGCGTGGCTGCAGCAGCTCGCGATGATCGACGCCGAGGCGGAGCAGCTGCGTGAGTCGTTGCCCTCGAGCGTGCGGCTGGTGGTCGTCGCCGACCACGGGATGGTCGACGTGCCGATGACGTCCCGCGTCGACGTCGACGAGCAGACGCACCTGCGCGACGGCGTCGCGCTGATGGGGGGAGAGGCCCGGTTCCGGCACCTCTACTGCCGTCCCGGTGCGGTCGAGGACGTCGTGGCCACCTGGCGCTCCGAGCTGGGCGACCGCGCCGAGGTGTTGACCCGGGACGAGGTGATCGGCAAGGGATGGTTCGGTCCGGTGGCACATCCCGTCCGCTCCCGCCTGGGCGACGTGATGATCGCCTGCCGCGGGGACAACGCGATCGTCTCGACGCGCGACTTCGGCTATGAGAACACGCTGGTCGGCATGCACGGCTCGTTGACGGCCGACGAGATGATGATCCCGATCATCATCGACTGA
- a CDS encoding DUF5998 family protein, whose translation MRNRGLSDSSGTPAALRAAIDRTGYYPEVVADGVGGAVAGEEVVSYYVHHEPTIERDEVRRHITVVVLTPTRLILAHTDEHAGDDLLPQPYTSTSTEAIALSSVRSVVVTRMVANPTSGPQPAAEAVLTVGWGGVGRIDLEPAACADPQCEADHGYTGVLAADDFSLRVSAAAEGHDAVNSLLAFAGSLSAATHGNAQH comes from the coding sequence ATGCGCAACCGTGGACTGAGCGACTCCTCTGGCACTCCTGCGGCGTTGAGGGCCGCCATCGACCGGACCGGCTACTACCCCGAGGTCGTCGCCGACGGTGTCGGGGGTGCCGTGGCGGGGGAGGAAGTCGTCTCCTACTACGTCCACCACGAGCCCACCATCGAGCGTGACGAGGTACGTCGTCACATCACCGTCGTCGTGCTCACCCCGACGCGGCTGATCCTGGCGCACACCGACGAGCACGCCGGCGACGACCTGCTGCCGCAGCCCTACACCTCGACGTCGACCGAGGCGATCGCACTCTCCTCGGTCCGGTCCGTGGTGGTCACCCGGATGGTGGCGAACCCGACGTCCGGACCGCAGCCCGCTGCCGAGGCAGTGCTCACCGTCGGCTGGGGCGGCGTGGGACGCATCGACCTGGAACCGGCCGCGTGCGCCGACCCGCAGTGCGAGGCAGACCACGGTTACACCGGGGTGCTGGCCGCCGATGACTTCTCCCTGCGCGTCTCGGCCGCAGCAGAGGGCCACGACGCGGTGAACTCACTGCTGGCCTTCGCCGGCTCGCTCTCGGCTGCCACGCACGGCAACGCCCAGCACTGA
- a CDS encoding bifunctional GNAT family N-acetyltransferase/acetate--CoA ligase family protein, whose translation MAAPARFRDVISTESSTPTPPRHWSADVLLLDGSTAHVRPIRPEDDQLLVDFYSRVSEESKYYRFFSPMPTLSERDVKRFTNVDHHDRVAFVVILADRMIAVGRYDVIKPGEAEVAFLVEDQHHGRGLAQILLENLAQAGRELGVEKFTAEVLPDNRRMITTFKDAGYHVAGGFEDGVMSLQFDIDPTTTAIGVMENREHRAESASISRFFNARSVAVVGASRRQDTIGQALVRNLITADFTGVVYAVNPSADAVSGLPAYSSVTEIPGEVDLAIVAVPASAVQDVVLDCAAKGVHGLIVISSGFAETGDEGRRRQRRLVGLARSYGLRLIGPNCLGIINTDPERSLNASLSGLMPPRGRAGFFCQSGALGSAILEKVYNRGLGLSTFVSAGNRADVSGNDLLQYWEEDDTTEVVLLYLESIGNPRKFSRIARRVSRRKPVVAVRSGRTTQGVPMGHAVRTIAAPQQAVDAMFRQAGIIQVDTLEEMFDVAQLLAHQPLPTGRRVAVVGNSDALGLLANDAAASVGLVVSKSVALGADATAEDFEDALDAAIDDPDVDAVVAVYIPPLNVTGEEVANVLAAVGEQSDKPLVSTFLGAEGVPELLRVPDVAGSTAGRGSVPSYPAVEAAVRALAHVVEYAVWLRTPEEGEPVEVETVDTQAAKLLINTILMNTPEGRDLEFHELRDLLAAYNVELWEPIPVTTLEEAIEAGHKLGWNVILKATAEHLRNRPDLAHVWRAIDDEDEMRDGFESLLEVITDPASAGFVVQKSAPPGVPVGIGAVEDPLFGPVVSFGISGPLTELLGDRAYRIPPLNQHEARAMTREIKSSPMLFGYRGSEVVDVDRIETLIMLLARLKNDFPALRSIVLSLVLAGKDAATVLTAEGRVEPVADLRSDWFVRRLNADPGDTIPG comes from the coding sequence ATGGCCGCACCCGCTAGATTTCGTGATGTGATCTCGACCGAGAGCAGCACTCCGACGCCACCGCGACACTGGTCTGCCGATGTCCTCCTCCTCGATGGCAGCACCGCGCACGTGCGCCCGATCCGTCCGGAGGACGACCAGCTGCTCGTCGACTTCTATTCGCGCGTCTCGGAGGAATCGAAGTACTACCGCTTCTTCTCGCCGATGCCGACGCTCTCCGAGCGTGACGTGAAGCGGTTCACCAATGTCGATCACCACGACCGGGTCGCCTTCGTGGTGATCCTGGCCGACCGGATGATCGCGGTCGGTCGCTATGACGTGATCAAGCCCGGTGAGGCCGAGGTTGCCTTCCTCGTCGAGGACCAGCACCACGGACGCGGGCTGGCCCAGATCCTGCTCGAGAACCTCGCCCAGGCCGGCCGCGAGCTCGGCGTCGAGAAGTTCACCGCCGAGGTGCTGCCCGACAACCGCCGGATGATCACCACGTTCAAGGACGCCGGCTACCACGTCGCCGGTGGCTTCGAGGACGGCGTGATGAGTCTCCAGTTCGACATCGATCCGACCACGACCGCGATCGGGGTGATGGAGAACCGTGAGCACCGGGCGGAGTCGGCCTCGATCTCACGCTTCTTCAATGCCCGCTCGGTCGCGGTCGTCGGCGCCAGCCGCCGCCAGGACACGATCGGCCAGGCACTGGTGCGCAACCTGATCACCGCTGACTTCACCGGCGTCGTCTATGCGGTCAACCCCTCCGCCGACGCGGTCTCCGGCCTGCCCGCCTATTCCTCGGTCACCGAGATCCCCGGTGAGGTCGACCTCGCGATCGTCGCCGTCCCCGCCTCTGCCGTGCAGGACGTCGTCCTGGACTGTGCAGCCAAGGGCGTGCACGGGCTGATCGTCATCTCGTCGGGGTTCGCCGAGACCGGTGACGAGGGGCGCCGCAGGCAGCGTCGCCTGGTCGGGCTCGCTCGCTCGTACGGCTTGCGACTGATCGGCCCGAACTGCCTGGGCATCATCAACACCGATCCCGAGCGCTCGCTGAACGCCTCCCTGTCCGGGCTGATGCCACCGCGGGGCCGTGCCGGCTTCTTCTGCCAGTCCGGTGCCCTGGGCTCGGCGATCCTGGAGAAGGTCTACAACCGGGGCCTCGGCCTGTCCACGTTCGTCAGCGCCGGCAACCGTGCCGACGTCTCGGGCAACGATCTTCTCCAGTACTGGGAGGAGGACGACACAACCGAGGTCGTGCTGCTCTACCTGGAGTCGATCGGTAACCCGCGGAAGTTCTCCCGGATCGCTCGCCGGGTCTCGCGCCGCAAGCCGGTGGTGGCGGTCCGCTCGGGGCGCACCACGCAGGGTGTGCCGATGGGGCACGCCGTGCGCACCATCGCCGCGCCCCAGCAAGCAGTCGATGCGATGTTCCGACAGGCCGGGATCATCCAGGTCGACACGCTGGAGGAGATGTTCGACGTCGCCCAGCTGCTGGCCCACCAGCCGCTGCCGACGGGACGACGGGTCGCCGTGGTCGGCAACTCCGACGCCCTCGGGCTGCTGGCCAACGACGCCGCCGCATCCGTCGGTCTGGTGGTCAGCAAGTCGGTGGCCCTGGGTGCGGATGCCACGGCCGAGGACTTCGAGGACGCACTGGACGCGGCCATCGACGATCCCGACGTGGACGCCGTGGTCGCGGTCTACATCCCGCCGCTCAACGTCACCGGCGAGGAGGTCGCCAACGTCCTGGCCGCCGTGGGGGAGCAGTCGGACAAGCCGCTGGTCTCCACCTTCCTCGGCGCCGAGGGTGTCCCCGAGCTGCTCCGGGTCCCGGACGTGGCGGGGTCGACGGCAGGTCGCGGCTCGGTTCCCTCCTATCCCGCGGTCGAAGCAGCGGTGCGGGCGCTGGCCCACGTCGTGGAGTACGCCGTCTGGTTGCGCACCCCCGAGGAGGGCGAGCCTGTCGAGGTCGAGACGGTCGACACCCAGGCGGCGAAGCTGCTGATCAACACGATCCTGATGAACACCCCGGAGGGGCGCGACCTCGAGTTCCACGAGCTGCGCGACCTGCTGGCCGCCTACAACGTCGAGCTGTGGGAACCGATCCCGGTGACCACGCTCGAGGAGGCGATCGAGGCGGGGCACAAGCTCGGCTGGAACGTGATCCTCAAGGCAACTGCCGAGCACCTGCGCAATCGTCCCGACCTGGCCCACGTCTGGCGCGCGATCGACGACGAGGACGAGATGCGCGACGGCTTCGAGTCACTGCTCGAGGTGATCACCGATCCGGCCTCGGCAGGGTTCGTCGTACAGAAGAGCGCCCCGCCGGGAGTCCCGGTCGGCATCGGCGCAGTGGAGGACCCGCTGTTCGGGCCGGTGGTGTCCTTCGGGATCTCGGGGCCGCTGACCGAGCTGCTCGGCGACAGGGCCTACCGGATCCCGCCGTTGAACCAGCACGAGGCTCGGGCGATGACCCGGGAGATCAAGAGCTCGCCGATGCTCTTCGGCTATCGCGGCAGCGAGGTGGTCGACGTCGACCGGATCGAGACCCTGATCATGCTGCTGGCACGGTTGAAGAACGACTTCCCGGCACTGCGCTCGATCGTGCTCTCGCTGGTCCTGGCCGGCAAGGATGCCGCCACCGTGCTCACTGCCGAGGGTCGTGTCGAACCGGTGGCGGACCTGCGCTCCGACTGGTTCGTCCGTCGCCTCAACGCTGACCCAGGCGACACCATCCCGGGCTGA
- a CDS encoding DNA gyrase/topoisomerase IV subunit A — protein MARRTTKNPPPEDFEEHILDIDVGDEMRSSFLEYAYSVIYSRALPDARDGLKPVQRRILYTMNDMGLRPDRGHVKSARVVGEVMGRLHPHGDSAIYDALVRMAQPWSMRVPFIDGHGNFGSPDDSPAAMRYTECRMAPAAVAMTTSIDEDTVDFKPNYDSRELEPSVLPAAIPNLIVNGTTGIAVGMATNIAPHNLVEVVQALRHLITHPKANLDDLMRFIPGPDLPTGGKIVGLDGIRDAYESGRGTFKMRATVRIENITPRKKGIIVTELPYGVGTEKIIERIKTLVQTKKLQGISDIKDLTDREKGLHLVIEVKNGINPDALLSQLYRQTPMEDSFGINTVALVEGQPRTLGLKELLEVFLGHRFDVVRRRTVFRRGKAADRLHLVDGLLIAILDIDEVIQVIRSSDNAAAAKERLIDIFDLSEIQADYILDMPLRRLTKFSKIELEKEAEELRRTIEELDAILADEKVLRKVVSDELAEVAKTYGTPRRTVLLEASGVATKIADVPLEVADDPCRVFLSSTGLLARTSGDDEPGDGGGRAKHDVIVSSIRSTARGEIGVLTNRGRVIRVGVVDLPTLPPTANHPHLSGGLPLSEFVSLGTGERVLTLTSLPTEGPGLALGTRDGVVKRVNPEILGRDEWDVIGLKDDDEVVGAVELSTGEEELCFITSDGQLLHFGAGQVRPQGRTGGGVAGMRLTPGHRVVSFGAFDPRDAVVVTASGSSTALPGTEAGSVKVTPFDEYPTKGRATGGVRCHRFLKGEDALVFAWAGPGPARAAAASGAPIDLPAADGRRDGSGVPAAQPIAACASPVGSPATPDTGVEG, from the coding sequence ATGGCTCGCCGTACGACGAAGAATCCCCCGCCCGAAGACTTCGAGGAGCACATCCTCGACATCGATGTCGGGGACGAGATGCGCTCGTCGTTCCTCGAGTACGCCTACTCGGTGATCTACTCCCGCGCCCTGCCCGACGCGCGTGACGGCCTCAAGCCGGTGCAGCGACGGATCCTCTACACGATGAACGACATGGGCCTGCGTCCCGACCGCGGACACGTCAAGAGCGCCCGCGTCGTCGGCGAGGTGATGGGCCGGTTGCACCCGCACGGCGACTCGGCGATCTATGACGCCCTGGTCCGGATGGCCCAGCCCTGGTCGATGCGGGTGCCGTTCATCGACGGACACGGAAACTTCGGCTCGCCCGACGACTCCCCCGCCGCGATGCGATACACCGAGTGCCGGATGGCGCCGGCCGCAGTCGCGATGACCACCTCGATCGACGAGGACACCGTCGACTTCAAGCCCAACTACGACTCGCGCGAGCTGGAGCCCTCGGTGCTCCCGGCCGCGATCCCGAACCTGATCGTCAACGGCACCACGGGCATCGCGGTGGGCATGGCGACCAACATCGCGCCGCACAACCTGGTCGAGGTGGTGCAGGCACTGCGCCACCTGATCACGCACCCGAAGGCCAACCTCGACGACCTGATGCGCTTCATCCCGGGCCCGGACCTGCCGACCGGCGGCAAGATCGTCGGCCTGGACGGCATCCGCGACGCCTACGAGTCGGGTCGAGGGACGTTCAAGATGCGCGCCACCGTCCGCATCGAGAACATCACGCCCCGCAAGAAGGGGATCATCGTCACCGAGCTCCCCTACGGCGTGGGCACCGAGAAGATCATCGAGCGGATCAAGACCCTGGTCCAGACCAAGAAGCTCCAGGGCATCTCCGACATCAAGGACCTCACCGACCGGGAGAAGGGTCTGCACCTGGTCATCGAGGTCAAGAACGGGATCAACCCCGACGCACTGCTCTCCCAGCTCTATCGGCAGACGCCGATGGAGGACTCGTTCGGGATCAACACCGTCGCGTTGGTCGAGGGCCAGCCCCGCACCCTCGGCCTCAAGGAGCTGCTCGAGGTCTTCCTGGGGCACCGCTTCGACGTGGTCCGCCGTCGCACCGTCTTCCGGCGTGGCAAGGCCGCCGACAGGCTCCACCTCGTCGACGGCCTGCTGATCGCGATCCTGGACATCGACGAGGTGATCCAGGTGATCCGGTCCTCCGACAACGCCGCGGCCGCCAAGGAACGCCTGATCGACATCTTCGACCTCTCGGAGATCCAGGCCGACTACATCCTCGACATGCCGCTGCGCCGGCTGACCAAGTTCAGCAAGATCGAGCTGGAGAAGGAGGCCGAGGAGCTGCGTCGCACCATCGAGGAGCTCGACGCGATCCTCGCGGACGAGAAGGTGCTCCGCAAGGTCGTCTCCGACGAGCTCGCCGAGGTCGCCAAGACCTACGGCACCCCGCGGCGTACGGTCCTGCTCGAGGCTTCCGGTGTCGCCACCAAGATTGCCGACGTACCCCTCGAGGTGGCCGACGACCCGTGCCGCGTCTTCCTCTCCTCGACCGGGCTGCTGGCCCGCACCAGCGGTGACGACGAGCCAGGCGACGGTGGCGGACGCGCGAAACACGACGTGATCGTGTCCAGCATCCGCAGTACGGCGCGCGGCGAGATCGGCGTGCTGACCAACCGCGGCCGGGTGATCCGCGTCGGTGTCGTGGACCTGCCGACGTTGCCGCCGACCGCGAACCACCCGCACCTCAGCGGCGGGTTGCCGCTCAGCGAGTTCGTCTCGCTGGGAACCGGCGAGCGCGTCCTGACGCTCACCTCCCTGCCCACCGAGGGTCCGGGCCTGGCCCTGGGCACCCGCGACGGAGTCGTGAAGCGGGTCAACCCCGAGATCCTGGGTCGCGACGAGTGGGACGTGATCGGGCTCAAGGACGACGACGAGGTCGTCGGCGCCGTGGAGCTCAGCACGGGCGAGGAGGAGCTCTGCTTCATCACCAGTGACGGCCAGCTCCTGCACTTCGGCGCGGGGCAGGTCCGTCCCCAGGGCCGCACCGGCGGCGGAGTCGCCGGGATGCGGCTCACGCCGGGCCACCGGGTGGTGTCCTTCGGCGCCTTCGATCCCCGCGACGCCGTGGTCGTCACCGCGTCCGGGTCCTCCACCGCGCTGCCGGGCACGGAGGCCGGATCGGTCAAGGTGACCCCGTTCGACGAATATCCGACCAAGGGTCGCGCCACCGGCGGCGTGCGGTGTCACCGATTCCTCAAGGGCGAGGACGCCCTGGTCTTCGCCTGGGCCGGGCCCGGTCCCGCCCGTGCCGCCGCCGCCAGTGGTGCGCCGATCGACCTGCCCGCCGCGGACGGGCGTCGTGACGGTTCCGGGGTTCCGGCGGCACAGCCGATCGCGGCCTGTGCCTCACCTGTCGGATCCCCCGCCACCCCAGACACCGGTGTGGAAGGCTAG
- a CDS encoding LppX_LprAFG lipoprotein — protein MFKTRSLFLLVGMVLALFLTACTSEGGGEPISKDNTPEEAIQKAKQKLDETSGLSVRLESSGLPSGTMGVNSADGIGVHPAAFKGTVNAAISGFTADVGVIAVDDKVYLAIGGSDYSEEDPSRYNAPDPAVLMATEGGASDLLTEAEDLKAGKEVRGGDNNDEVLTEYTGTLPGSSVKRIIPTASGDTFKVTYLITSDAELREVKMVGQFYPDTEDITYTITFKDYGKYTEKDVTAP, from the coding sequence ATGTTCAAGACTCGATCCCTCTTCCTGCTCGTCGGGATGGTCCTTGCCCTCTTCCTCACCGCCTGCACCAGCGAGGGCGGTGGTGAGCCGATCAGCAAGGACAACACGCCTGAGGAAGCGATCCAGAAGGCCAAGCAGAAGCTCGACGAGACGTCCGGCCTCTCGGTCCGCCTGGAGTCCTCGGGCCTGCCCAGCGGGACGATGGGTGTGAACAGCGCCGACGGCATCGGGGTCCACCCGGCCGCCTTCAAGGGCACCGTCAACGCCGCCATCTCCGGCTTCACTGCCGATGTCGGCGTGATCGCCGTGGACGACAAGGTCTACCTGGCGATCGGCGGGTCCGACTACAGCGAAGAGGACCCCTCGCGCTACAACGCTCCGGATCCGGCCGTCCTGATGGCCACCGAGGGCGGCGCCTCCGACCTGCTGACCGAGGCCGAGGACCTCAAGGCCGGCAAGGAGGTCCGCGGCGGCGACAACAACGATGAGGTGCTGACCGAGTACACCGGCACCCTGCCCGGCTCCTCGGTCAAGCGGATCATCCCGACGGCCAGCGGCGACACCTTCAAGGTCACCTACCTGATCACCAGTGATGCCGAGCTGCGCGAGGTGAAGATGGTCGGTCAGTTCTACCCGGACACCGAGGACATCACCTACACGATCACCTTCAAGGACTACGGCAAGTACACCGAGAAGGACGTCACCGCTCCATGA
- a CDS encoding MFS transporter — protein sequence MTPGPGTGRSATLLLVFASIAVAFAAADTYVVVLALPDMMATSKIPINELQRAAPIISGFLLGYVAMLPLMGRIADLRGRVPVLVMALVVFSIGSLVTAVAYDLPSMVTGRFLQGVGGGGLVPATLALVADIYPAQRRGIPLGIVSGVQELGSVLGPLFGAVVLAFATWQFIFVINLVVGLLLALAIRAAAGRGAMDSPEGPVARGFPDLLGILALLVALTAAALVVVRPGALLRDVTWGRLFIPYLGDGRWLTPIGVIAIGAALVLLARCLFARRPLVDLRAWFGHLREADLVGAVLLAIVLGGIILAFATADPEVQVFSEQGPWFLLGSAVAAAAFVVHVRRAAHPLIPRGALTQVPAWGSMVVSFFIGAALIAALIDIPIFARTTIYRDSQLAAALVLVRFLIALPVGAVLGGYLIRRFSAGVVTAVGMFAAAGGFVLMAQWDEDTLRHWPVNLTLLLTGFGFGLALAPVNAALLASTEDSVHGVASALVVVARMVGMLVGISALTTIGLRRFFDANVTCLEDHTNRYGYCGTQAALAQEHTVFLGAAVCAVMAALLALLLFRGARTKGIPAGELLRSGG from the coding sequence ATGACGCCGGGCCCGGGGACGGGTCGCAGCGCGACGCTGCTGCTGGTCTTCGCCTCGATCGCGGTGGCCTTCGCGGCCGCTGACACCTATGTCGTGGTGCTCGCCCTGCCGGACATGATGGCGACCTCGAAGATCCCGATCAACGAGCTCCAACGCGCTGCCCCGATCATCTCCGGCTTCCTGCTCGGCTATGTGGCGATGCTGCCGTTGATGGGACGGATCGCCGACCTGCGCGGCCGCGTCCCGGTGCTGGTGATGGCGCTGGTGGTCTTCTCGATCGGCTCGTTGGTCACTGCGGTCGCCTATGACCTGCCCAGCATGGTCACCGGCCGGTTCCTGCAGGGTGTGGGCGGCGGTGGCTTGGTTCCGGCGACCTTGGCCCTGGTCGCCGACATCTATCCCGCCCAGAGGCGGGGCATCCCGCTGGGCATCGTCTCCGGCGTCCAGGAGCTCGGCAGCGTCCTGGGCCCGCTCTTCGGCGCGGTCGTCCTGGCCTTCGCCACCTGGCAGTTCATCTTCGTGATCAACCTGGTCGTGGGTCTGCTGCTCGCCCTGGCAATTCGCGCTGCCGCGGGCCGCGGCGCCATGGACTCACCCGAGGGGCCGGTCGCGCGGGGCTTTCCCGATCTTCTCGGCATCCTCGCCCTCCTGGTGGCACTCACCGCGGCGGCACTCGTGGTGGTCCGACCGGGTGCGCTGCTGCGCGACGTCACCTGGGGTCGGCTCTTCATCCCCTACCTGGGTGATGGCCGCTGGCTGACCCCGATCGGTGTGATCGCAATCGGGGCTGCCCTGGTGCTCCTTGCGCGCTGCCTGTTCGCGCGTAGGCCCCTGGTCGACCTGCGTGCCTGGTTCGGCCACCTGCGTGAGGCAGACCTGGTCGGCGCGGTCCTGTTGGCGATCGTGCTGGGCGGCATCATCCTGGCCTTTGCCACAGCAGACCCGGAGGTCCAGGTCTTCTCCGAGCAGGGCCCCTGGTTCCTGCTCGGCTCCGCCGTGGCCGCCGCCGCGTTCGTCGTCCACGTACGCCGTGCCGCGCACCCGCTGATCCCTCGCGGTGCCCTCACCCAGGTCCCTGCCTGGGGGTCGATGGTGGTCAGCTTCTTCATCGGCGCCGCCCTGATCGCTGCCCTGATCGACATCCCGATCTTTGCCCGCACCACGATCTACCGCGACTCCCAGCTGGCCGCCGCGCTGGTGCTCGTCCGGTTCCTGATCGCGCTTCCGGTCGGCGCCGTACTGGGTGGCTACCTGATCCGGCGCTTCTCGGCCGGGGTGGTCACCGCAGTCGGCATGTTCGCGGCCGCCGGCGGGTTCGTGCTGATGGCGCAGTGGGACGAGGACACCCTGCGGCACTGGCCGGTGAACCTGACCCTGCTGCTCACCGGGTTCGGATTCGGCCTGGCCCTGGCGCCGGTCAACGCCGCGTTGCTGGCGAGCACCGAGGACTCCGTGCACGGCGTCGCCTCCGCCCTGGTCGTCGTGGCCCGGATGGTCGGCATGCTCGTGGGCATCTCCGCGCTGACCACGATCGGGCTGCGCCGGTTCTTCGACGCCAACGTCACCTGCCTCGAGGACCACACGAACCGCTACGGCTACTGCGGAACCCAGGCTGCGTTGGCCCAGGAGCATACCGTCTTCCTCGGTGCCGCCGTGTGTGCGGTGATGGCCGCGCTGCTCGCGTTGCTGCTCTTCCGTGGTGCGCGGACCAAGGGGATCCCGGCCGGCGAGCTGCTCCGCTCCGGAGGCTGA